From the Prunus dulcis chromosome 4, ALMONDv2, whole genome shotgun sequence genome, one window contains:
- the LOC117624028 gene encoding pentatricopeptide repeat-containing protein At4g21705, mitochondrial, with the protein MNPKLFAKTLIRSAMTSRSYYTSRTKKPTLYTKISPLGNPSLNVVPELDDWVYKGHKVRVAELQRIIHDLRKRKRFSQALQISEWMKQKGICIFSPVEHAVQLDLIGKVRGHVSAEEYFNNLREEDKNLKTYGALLNCYVRQLQTDKSFAHLRKMKEMGFASSPLTYNDIMCLYTNVGEHEKVPGVLTEMKENNVLPDNFSYRICINSYGVRSDLEGMEKVLEEMKSQPHIVMDWNTYAVVANFYIKEGQTHKAINALKKSEERLDNKDGLGHNHLISLYASMGNKDEVLRLWGLEKSACKRCINRDYIGMLLSLVRLGELDEAEKVVKEWELSGNCYDFRVPQTVIIGHTVKGLYERAEAMLGDLMEKGKATTPKSWEIVAAGYVNKGETEKAFQCMKAALCLSAEKGWKPNFRVSTTILSWLGDKGSVEDAEAFVGLLRNVIPVNKQMYHALLKAYIRGGKEVDSVLDRMKADKVEDDDIETKKVLAIREN; encoded by the exons ATGAACCCGAAGCTCTTCGCCAAAACCCTAATCCGAAGTGCGATGACGAGCAGGTCCTACTACACGAGCAGGACCAAGAAGCCGACCCTCTACACCAAAATCAGTCCGCTTGGAAATCCCAGCTTAAACGTGGTTCCAGAACTCGACGACTGGGTGTACAAGGGCCACAAGGTCCGTGTCGCCGAGCTTCAGCGCATCATTCACGACCTTCGCAAGCGCAAGCGCTTCTCCCAAGCCCTCCAG ATTTCTGAGTGGATGAAGCAAAAGGGCATATGCATCTTCTCGCCGGTTGAACATGCTGTGCAGCTGGATTTGATTGGCAAGGTTCGTGGGCATGTTTCCGCGGAAGAATATTTCAACAATTTAAGGGAGGAAGATAAGAACTTGAAGACGTATGGTGCTCTTTTGAATTGCTATGTCCGGCAGCTCCAAACGGACAAGTCCTTCGCTCATTTGCGCAAAATGAAGGAGATGGGATTTGCTTCCTCGCCCCTGACTTACAATGACATCATGTGTTtgtatacgaatgttggcgagCACGAGAAGGTTCCCGGTGTGCTCACTGAGATGAAGGAGAACAATGTCCTGCCCGACAACTTCAGTTATCGAATCTGCATCAATTCGTACGGCGTGAGGTCTGATCTTGAAGGAATGGAAAAGGTTTTGGAAGAGATGAAGAGCCAGCCTCACATTGTCATGGACTGGAATACTTATGCTGTTGTAGCCAATTTCTATATAAAAGAAGGCCAAACCCATAAGGCAATTAATGCTCTAAAGAAGTCGGAAGAGAGGCTGGATAACAAAGATGGGCTTGGCCACAATCATTTGATTTCACTCTATGCCAGTATGGGGAACAAGGATGAAGTTTTGAGATTATGGGGTCTTGAGAAGAGTGCTTGTAAGAGATGCATAAACAGGGATTATATCGGCATGTTGTTATCTCTGGTGAGGCTTGGGGAGCTCGATGAAGCTGAGAAGGTAGTGAAGGAGTGGGAATTGTCCGGAAACTGTTATGATTTTCGGGTGCCACAGACTGTTATTATAGGGCACACAGTAAAGGGATTGTATGAGAGAGCAGAAGCAATGCTTGGAGACTTAATGGAGAAGGGGAAAGCAACCACCCCTAAAAGTTGGGAAATAGTGGCGGCCGGATATGTGAATAAGGGCGAGACGGAAAAAGCTTTTCAGTGCATGAAGGCTGCTCTCTGTCTGTCTGCAGAGAAAGGATGGAAGCCTAACTTTAGAGTGAGCACGACCATATTGAGTTGGCTTGGTGATAAAGGCAGTGTTGAAGATGCGGAAGCTTTTGTTGGGTTACTGAGGAATGTAATCCCAGTGAACAAGCAGATGTATCATGCCTTGTTGAAGGCATATATAAGAGGTGGTAAAGAAGTAGATAGTGTTTTGGACCGTATGAAAGCTGATAAAGTAGAAGATGATGACATAGAGACAAAGAAAGTCCTTGCCATCAGGGAAAACTAG
- the LOC117624036 gene encoding heat stress transcription factor B-2a-like, translating into MAATTSSGQPPRTRSPAPFLSKTYDLLEEGAAEEGDSGKKIVSWNAEGSGFVVWSPAEFSELLLPKYFKHNNFSSFIRQLNTYGFKKTSPRQWEFKHEKFQKGCRHMLVEIARKKCEPSAFPVYLKASEESGSSNTAVAAAEENNCLLLMEENKNLRKQKLELQMQISQFKALEMKLLDCLAQNMEDHQKNKVRC; encoded by the exons ATGGCGGCTACAACTTCTTCAGGCCAACCTCCGAGGACAAGAAGCCCTGCCCCTTTCTTGTCCAAGACATATGATTTGCTAGAAGAAGGTGCAGCAGAGGAAGGAGATAGTGGAAAGAAGATTGTGTCTTGGAATGCAGAGGGCTCTGGATTTGTAGTTTGGTCTCCTGCTGAGTTCTCAGAGCTCTTGCTGCCTAAATATTTCAAGCACAATAATTTCTCCAGCTTCATCCGCCAGCTTAATACCTAT GGGTTCAAGAAAACATCACCAAGACAATGGGAATTTAAGCATGAAAAGTTCCAGAAAGGCTGTAGGCATATGCTGGTGGAGATCGCAAGGAAGAAATGTGAGCCAAGTGCATTTCCAGTGTATCTAAAGGCTTCAGAAGAGAGTGGTAGCAGCAACACAGCTGTGGCTGCAGCAGAGGAAAATAATTGTTTGCTGTTAATGGAGGAGAACAAGAACCTCAGGAAACAGAAACTGGAGCTGCAGATGCAAATATCTCAGTTTAAAGCCTTAGAAATGAAGCTGTTGGATTGCCTAGCGCAGAACATGGAAGATCATCAGAAGAATAAAGTTCGATGCTga
- the LOC117624033 gene encoding E3 ubiquitin-protein ligase RMA1H1-like produces MALQQYFAHECKSIPGTATDSENSKAGFDCNICLEFAHEPVVTFCGHLYCWPCIYKWLHVQSASLASDECPQCPVCKADISHTTMVPLYGRGQTSPETELEVKAPNRGMAIPPRPSACDTQAFLSNTSPTGQQLPYRNPYQNQQHSPPHPYGSFGEHSSAPLLNLGSTTMAGIHQHPAVGVFGEMVYARVFGNSESLYAYPNSYHLTGSSSPRLRRQEMQADKSLNRISIFLFCCLLLCLLVF; encoded by the coding sequence ATGGCCTTGCAACAATACTTTGCACATGAATGTAAATCCATCCCGGGAACAGCAACAGATTCAGAAAATTCCAAAGCTGGCTTTGACTGCAACATCTGCTTAGAGTTTGCACATGAGCCAGTGGTCACCTTTTGCGGCCATCTATATTGCTGGCCTTGCATCTACAAATGGCTTCACGTCCAGAGTGCCTCCCTTGCCTCCGACGAGTGCCCTCAATGCCCTGTTTGCAAGGCTGATATATCACACACCACCATGGTCCCCCTTTATGGCCGGGGCCAAACATCTCCTGAAACTGAGCTTGAAGTAAAGGCACCCAACAGGGGAATGGCAATACCACCCAGGCCATCAGCATGTGATACACAAGCTTTTTTATCTAACACATCTCCTACCGGTCAGCAACTTCCATATCGTAACCCTTATCAGAACCAACAACATAGCCCTCCTCATCCATACGGTAGTTTTGGGGAACATTCTTCCGCACCGCTGCTTAACCTTGGAAGCACCACAATGGCAGGTATCCACCAGCATCCGGCGGTTGGGGTGTTTGGGGAAATGGTCTATGCAAGGGTGTTTGGAAACTCAGAGAGCTTATATGCATACCCAAATTCATATCACTTAACGGGAAGTAGTAGTCCGAGGCTGAGAAGGCAGGAGATGCAGGCAGACAAGTCACTAAacagaatttcaattttcctcttttgttgCTTGCTTTTGTGCCTTCTTGTTTTCTGA